The Carboxydocella sporoproducens DSM 16521 sequence ATAAAAAAATATAGGAGGCTATAAGAAGATTTTAAGGTGGTAACGCTATGAGATATGAGTTATTTGAGAAAATTTATGATATTGATTCGAACATGAATATTAAGGAAATTTTATTAGCTACTATCAAGTCGATAGTACAGGCAATCGGGGAAAGAGATCGGTATACGAGAAAACATTCAGAGAATGTAGCAGCATATGCTAAGATAATTGCTAATGAGCTAAGACTTTCTCAGGATGAAATCGAAAAGATTTATTTGGCGGGATTATTTCATGATATAGGTAAGATAGGGATTCCAGATTATATACTGAATAAGCCGGGGAAATTAAACGATGAAGAATTAATGTTTATCAAGGAGCATCCTCGAATAGCCTGTCGTATTTTGGAAAGCTTTGATATTTTTAAGGATATTTTACCTGCAATTGAGCAACATCATGAACAGTGGAACGGTAGTGGATATCCCTTTGGCTTGATTGGGGAATCGATAGATCTAGGGGCAAGAATTATTGCGGTTGCAGATGCCTTTGATGCCATGATTACTGATCGGGTATATAGAAAGGGAATGAAGCAGGATGAAGCAATAGATAACTTAATCAAAGGTGCCGGTCAACAATGGGATCCTGAAATTGTGGACGTATTTGTCCGCTGGTGGGAAAAAATGTATAATCCTCAAGGTAAACATGACTGGAAACTAAAATACGTAAGAACTATATACAAGGATTTTTTAAATGATGCAACAGAAGGCAAGGTTATTCTTTTAGATGAAAGCGATATTGAAAAGTACAAAGAAGATTATAAAGTTTACGGTGAAATGCCAGTTTTATACTATCGGGACCTGATTGAGGCCAGAAAGCTTTTTAATGAATTTCTGGATCAATTAGATATTAACAAAGAAAAACAGCGTATTTACATTCTTGTTTTTTCAGAACTGGTAAACAATATTTTAAAACATGCTGAACGCGGTATGGTAGAATGGGGGATTGACAATTTTGATGATTTGGTTTTGACTGTTAATGATTATGGTCCCGGGTTTTTGCTGGAAAAGCTGCCACAAAGTTTGTTAATCAGTGGTTTTTGTACCACAAATACACTAAAATCAGTTGGATTAGGGTTGCCGTTTGTGTTAAAATATTGTAAAAAGTTAACAATTGCCAATTGCTCAGGTGGTACCTTTATTTCTGTAAAGCTGACTAAA is a genomic window containing:
- a CDS encoding HD domain-containing phosphohydrolase, with translation MRYELFEKIYDIDSNMNIKEILLATIKSIVQAIGERDRYTRKHSENVAAYAKIIANELRLSQDEIEKIYLAGLFHDIGKIGIPDYILNKPGKLNDEELMFIKEHPRIACRILESFDIFKDILPAIEQHHEQWNGSGYPFGLIGESIDLGARIIAVADAFDAMITDRVYRKGMKQDEAIDNLIKGAGQQWDPEIVDVFVRWWEKMYNPQGKHDWKLKYVRTIYKDFLNDATEGKVILLDESDIEKYKEDYKVYGEMPVLYYRDLIEARKLFNEFLDQLDINKEKQRIYILVFSELVNNILKHAERGMVEWGIDNFDDLVLTVNDYGPGFLLEKLPQSLLISGFCTTNTLKSVGLGLPFVLKYCKKLTIANCSGGTFISVKLTK